A stretch of Physeter macrocephalus isolate SW-GA chromosome 8, ASM283717v5, whole genome shotgun sequence DNA encodes these proteins:
- the TRIM36 gene encoding E3 ubiquitin-protein ligase TRIM36 isoform X4, with amino-acid sequence MGEDAAGTGWKRNSLTPRTTTFPCPGCEHDVDLGERGINGLFRNFTLETIVERYRQAARAATAIMCDLCKPPPQESTKSCMDCSASYCNECFKIYHPWGTVKAQHEYVGPTTNFRPKILMCPEHETERINMYCELCRRPVCHLCKLGGNHSNHRVTTMSSAYKTLKEKLSKDIDYLIGKESQVKSQISELNLLMKETECNGERAKEEAITHFEKLFETLEERKSSVLKAIDASKKLRLDKFQTQMEEYQGLLENNGLVGYAQEVLKETDQSCFVQTAKQLHLRIQKATESLKSFRPAAQTSFEDYVVNTSKQTELLGELSFFSSGIDVPEINEEQSKIYNNALINWHHPEKDKADSYVLEYRKINRDEEMLSWNEIEVCGTSKVISDLESNCNYAFRVRAYKGSVCSPCSRELILHTPPAPVFSFLFDEKCGYNNEHLLLNLKRDRVESRAGFNLLLAAERIQVGYYTSLDYIIGDVGITKGKHFWAFRVEPYSYLVKVGVASSDKLQEWLRSPRDAVSPRYEQDSGHDSGSEDTCFDSSQPFTLVTIGMKKFFIPKSPTSSNEPENRVLPMPTSIGVFLDYDKGKVGFYDMDHMKCLYERQVDCSHTMYPAFALMGSGGIQLEEPISAKYLEYQETM; translated from the exons ATGGGAGAAGATGCAGCTGGCACAG GCTGGAAGCGCAATTCATTGACCCCTAGGACAACTACTTTTCCTTGTCCTGGCTGTGAACATGATGTGGATCTTGGAGAACGGGGAATCAATGGTCTGTTTCGAAATTTCACTTTGGAAACTATTGTTGAAAGATATCGTCAGGCAGCCAGGGCAGCCACAGCCATTATGTGTGACCTTTGTAAACCACCACCTCAAGAATCCACAAAAAGTTGCATGGACTGTAGTGCAAGCTACTGCAATGAATGCTTCAAAATTTATCATCCTTGGGGTACTGTAAAAGCACAGCATGAGTATGTGGGCCCAACTACGAATTTTAGACCCAAG ATTTTAATGTGCCCAGAACATGAAACGGAGAGAATAAACATGTACTGTGAATTATGTAGGAGGCCAGTTTGTCATCTCTGTAAGTTGGGTGGTAATCATTCCAACCACCGTGTAACCACTATGAGCAGTGCCTACAAAACCTTAAAG GAAAAGCTTTCAAAAGATATTGATTACCTTATTGGCAAGGAGAGCCAGGTGAAGAGTCAGATTTCTGAACTAAACTTGTTAATGAAAGAAACGGAG TGTAATGGAGAGCGGGCTAAAGAAGAAGCAATTACACATTTTGAAAAGCTCTTTGAAACcctagaagaaaggaaatcatcTGTTTTGAAGGCAATTGATGCTTCTAAGAAACTAAGATTAGACAAATTTCAGACTCAAATGGAAGAGTATCAGGGGCTGCTAGAGAACAATGGACTCGTGGGATATGCTCAAGAAGTACTGAAGGAGACAGATCAGTCTTGCTTTGTTCAGACCGCAAAACAGCTCCACCTCAG AATACAGAAAGCTACAGAATCTTTGAAGAGCTTTAGACCTGCGGCTCAGACTTCTTTTGAAGACTATGTTGTTAATACATCTAAACAAACAGAACTTCTTGGAGAATTGTCCTTTTTCTCTAGTG GCATAGATGTGCCAGAGATCAATGAGGAACAGAGCAAAATTTATAACAATGCTTTGATAAATTGGCACCATCCAGAAAAGGATAAAGCTGATAGCTATGTCCTCGAATATCGGAAGAttaatagagatgaagaaatgttGTCTTGGAATGAGATAGAAGTGTGTGGCACAAGTAAAGTCATTTCCGATCTTGAAAGTAATTGTAACTATGCTTTCAGAGTAAGAGCCTACAAGGGTTCAGTCTGCAGTCCTTGCAGCAGGGAATTGATTCTTCATACTCCTCCAGCTCCAG tttttagtttcctttttgatGAAAAATGCGGCTACAATAATGAACACCTCTTGCTGAACTTGAAGAGAGACCGTGTGGAGAGCAGAGCTGGATTTAATCTTCTGCTTGCTGCGGAGCGGATCCAAGTGGGTTACTACACAAGCTTAGACTACATCATTGGAGATGTTGGAATTACAAAAGGGAAGCACTTTTGGGCCTTCCGTGTAGAACCATATTCATACCTGGTAAAAGTGGGAGTTGCTTCCAGTGATAAACTACAAGAATGGCTCCGGTCTCCCCGGGATGCAGTTAGTCCAAG atacGAGCAAGACAGTGGGCATGACAGTGGAAGTGAGGATACCTGTTTTGATTCTTCACAACCCTTTACGTTAGTTACTATAGGCATGAAGAAATTTTTTATTCCCAAATCACCTACTTCTTCTAATGAACCTGAAAATCGAGTTCTCCCCATGCCAACAAGTATAGGGGTTTTCCTCGACTATGATAAAGGCAAAGTGGGTTTCTATGATATGGATCACATGAAATGCCTTTATGAGCGCCAAGTGGACTGTTCGCATACTATGTATCCAGCATTTGCATTAATGGGCAGTGGAGGAATTCAGCTTGAAGAACCCATCTCAGCAAAATATCTAGAATACCAAGAGACCATGTAG